Proteins co-encoded in one Octopus bimaculoides isolate UCB-OBI-ISO-001 chromosome 7, ASM119413v2, whole genome shotgun sequence genomic window:
- the LOC106867696 gene encoding protein GVQW3-like produces the protein MKEVYGDDAQSCNIVKYWHYQFKCGRTSVETAPIHGRQHSATDDNTIHKIEAAILDDRRITIRTLPQEVKTSVGSVENIIHDHLQMRKLSARWIPRMLIHFQKQERVNYSQALLATCQESKEDFFGRLFMEPSL, from the coding sequence atgaaagaagtttacgGTGATGATGCACAGTCATGCAATATAGTCAAGTATTGGCATTATCAAttcaaatgtggtcggacatcggtggaaactgctcctattcatGGACGACAACATTCCGCCACTGATGACAACACCATCCATAAAATAGAAGCCGCGATTTTAGATGATCGCCGCATAACTATTCGGACACTACCCCAAGAAGTGAAGACAAGTGTAGGGTCCGTGGAAAACATCATTCACGACCATTTGCAAATGCGGAAGTTGTCTGCACGATGGATTCCCCGGATGCTCATAcattttcagaagcaggaacgagtcaattactcccaggctcttttggcaacGTGCCAAGAAAGTAAGGAGGACTTTTTCGGTAGACTTTTCATGGAACCATCATTATGA